The following are from one region of the Hippocampus zosterae strain Florida chromosome 9, ASM2543408v3, whole genome shotgun sequence genome:
- the itcha gene encoding itchy E3 ubiquitin protein ligase a, with protein MKAQLQVTVLSAKLKENKKNWFGPSPYVEVAVDGQSKRTEKCNNTHSPKWKQALTVIVTPLSKLIFRVWSHQTLKSDILLGMATLEICDTLKANELKLCEVVQTLQLCSDRDSRDIVGDLSVCLDGMHVDPEAFSAAERDHASLLKDGARPNGNTGNRASRDASPSSDLDEWVIVPDARTVNGANSPSHCPGGTSGSRRSRSARPSSAPVSSSSSSPSELSEGPATDASSQASISAGSDQHIDSGAVRVAAGAIARASTASGTKPAALSTPATVAPRVSPISSGPLPQGWEQRVDQNGRMYFVDHIEKRTTWERPESLPTGWERRVDPMGRVYFVDHITRTTTWQRPTQESVRNYEEWQHQRSQLQGAMQQFNQRFIYGLQDQLAATSNKEFDPMGPLPHGWEKRTDTNGRVYFVHHPTRTTQWEDPRTQGLLNDKPLPEGWEMRFTVDGIPYFVDHNRRTTTYIDPRTGKSSLENGPQITYVRDFKAKVQYFRFWCQQLSMPQHIKISVSRKTLFEDSFQQIMSFHPQDLRRRLWIIFPGEEGLDYGGVAREWFFLLSHEVLNPMYCLFEYAGKDNYCLQINPASYINPDHLKYFKFIGRFIAMALFHGKFIDTGFSLPFYKRILNKPLALKDLESVDPEFYNSLIWIKDNNIEECGLEMFFSVDKEILGEVTTHELKPDGGNVQVTEENKEEYIRLVAEWRLSRGVEEQTQAFFEGFNEVLPQQYLQYFDAKELEVMLCGMQEIDLVDWQRNTIYRHYARTSKQIYWFWQFAKEMDNEKRMRLLQFVTGTCRLPVGGFADLMGSNGPQKFCIEKVGKENWLPRSHTCFNRLDLPPYKSYEQLKEKLMFAIEETEGFGQE; from the exons ATGAAGGCCCAATTACAAGTCACAG TTCTTTCTGCCAAActcaaggaaaacaaaaagaactggTTTGGTCCCAGTCCGTATGTAGAGGTAGCTGTGGACGGCCAATCAAAGCGGACAGAGAAGTGCAACAATACACACAGTCCAAAATGGAAGCAGGCTCTCACTGt AATCGTGACACCTCTCAGCAAGCTGATATTTCGCGTGTGGAGCCACCAGACGCTGAAGTCGGACATCTTGTTGGGAATGGCCACTCTAGAGATCTGCGACACCTTGAAGGCCAACGAGCTGAAAT TGTGCGAGGTGGTCCAGACATTGCAGCTGTGCTCTGACAGAGATTCCCGGGATATTGTCGGcgacctgtctgtctgtctggatGGCATGCATGTGGACCCAGAAGCCTTTTCCGCAGCAGAGAGAGACCATG CGTCTCTCCTAAAAGATGGCGCGAGACCAAATGGAAATACTGGCAACAG GGCAAGCAGAGACGCATCACCCTCCAGTGACTTGGATGAGTGGGTCATTGTACCTGATGCTCGCACCGTCAATGGCGCGAACTCCCCTTCCCATTGTCCAGGGGGCACCAGTGGCTCTCGCCGCTCTCGATCGGCCCGGCCATCTTCTGCTCCTG TTTCCTCCAGCAGTTCTTCTCCAAGCGAGTTAAGCGAGGGCCCAGCAACTGATGCTTCCTCCCAGGCATCCATCAGCGCGGGTTCGGATCAGCACATTGACTCAGGGGCAGTGCGAGTGGCAGCGGGAGCTATAGCAAGGGCTTCTACGGCGAGTGGTACAAAACCAGCTGCCCTGTCAACACCTGCCACAGTTGCTCCCAGAGTCTCGCCCATTAGCAGCGGCCCCTTGCCACAAGG TTGGGAGCAACGAGTGGACCAGAATGGACGCATGTACTTTGTAGATCACATTGAGAAGAGGACAACCTGGGAACGACCCGAATCGCTGCCAACAGG GTGGGAGCGCAGGGTAGACCCCATGGGCCGTGTGTACTTCGTGGATCACATCACCAGGACCACCACATGGCAGCGCCCCACGCAGGAGTCGGTGCGCAACTATGAGGAGTGGCAGCACCAACGCAGCCAGCTGCAGGGAGCCATGCAGCAGTTCAACCAGAGATTCATCTACGGG CTCCAAGACCAATTGGCAGCTACGTCCAACAAAGAGTTTGATCCAATGGGCCCTCTGCCACATGGCTGGG aaAAGAGGACAGACACAAATGGCAGAGTGTATTTTGTCCATCACCCGACTCGGACGACTCAATGGGAAGACCCCAGGACACAAGG GCTGCTGAATGACAAGCCTCTGCCCGAGGGCTGGGAGATGAGGTTCACTGTGGATGGCATCCCTTACTTTGTGGATCACAACAGGCGAACCACCACCTACATTGACCCTCGCACAGGCAAATCCTCGCT TGAAAACGGACCGCAGATTACCTATGTCAGGGACTTTAAGGCCAAAGTGCAATACTTCAGGTTCTGGTGTCAG CAACTGTCAATGCCACAGCACATTAAGATTTCTGTCTCCAGGAAAACCTTGTTTGAGGACTCATTCCAACAG ATCATGAGCTTCCATCCTCAAGATCTGAGAAGGAGATTGTGGATCATTTTCCCCGGGGAGGAAGGTTTGGACTATGGCGGCGTAGCTAG GGAATGGTTTTTCTTGCTCTCTCATGAAGTGCTCAACCCCATGTACTGCTTGTTCGAATATGCCGGCAAGGACAACTACTGTCTGCAGATCAACCCCGCCTCCTACATCAACCCCGACCACCTCAAGTACTTCAAGTTCATTGGGCGCTTCATCGCCATG GCTTTGTTCCATGGCAAGTTCATCGACACAGGATTCTCGCTGCCCTTCTACAAACGCATCCTGAACAAGCCTCTGGCCCTCAAAGACCTGGAGTCCGTGGACCCCGAATTTTACAACTCTCTCATATGGATCAA GGATAACAACATAGAAGAGTGCGGTCTGGAGATGTTCTTCTCCGTGGACAAAGAGATCTTGGGTGAGGTCACCACCCACGAGCTCAAACCTGATGGCGGGAATGTTCAAGTGACTGAGGAAAACAAGGAAGAGTATATTAG GTTGGTGGCCGAGTGGAGGCTGTCCAGAGGTGTGGAGGAGCAGACCCAAGCCTTCTTTGAGGGCTTCAATGAAGTTCTGCCGCAGCAGTACCTTCAATACTTTGACGCTAAGGAACTAGAG GTGATGCTTTGCGGAATGCAGGAGATCGACCTTGTGGACTGGCAGAGGAACACCATCTACAGGCATTACGCTCGGACCAGCAAGCAAATTTATTGGTTCTGGCAG tTTGCAAAGGAGATGGACAATGAGAAGAGGATGCGACTGCTGCAGTTTGTGACCGGAACATGTCGCCTACCCGTCGGCGGCTTCGCTGACCTCATGG gaaGCAATGGCCCGCAGAAGTTCTGCATCGAGAAGGTGGGCAAAGAGAACTGGCTTCCGCGAAGCCACACGTG CTTTAATCGCCTGGACTTGCCACCTTACAAGAGCTACGAGCAGCTAAAGGAGAAACTCATGTTTGCCATCGAGGAGACAGAAGGTTTCGGGCAGGAGTAA
- the bloc1s1 gene encoding biogenesis of lysosome-related organelles complex 1 subunit 1 — translation MKMLSRLLKEHQAKQNERKELQERRRREAISAATCLTEALVDHLNVGVAQAYVNQRKLDHEVKTLQVQAGQFSKQTAQWISMVEGFNQALKEIGDVENWARSIEMDMRTIATALEYVHKGHLQSAPS, via the exons ATGAAGATGCTGTCCCGTTTGCTGAAGGAGCACCAGGCGAAGCAAAACGAGCGGAAGGAGCTGCAGG AACGACGTAGACGTGAAGCTATTTCTGCAGCCACCTGCCTTACGGAAGCTCTGGTGGACCACCTCAACGTCGG CGTGGCCCAGGCGTATGTCAACCAGCGTAAACTCGACCATGAGGTGAAAACACTCCAAGTGCAGGCCGGTCAGTTTTCCAAACAGACTGCACAGTGGATCAGCATGGTGGAAGGCTTCAATCAGGCCCTGAAG GAAATTGGCGACGTGGAGAACTGGGCCCGCAGCATCGAGATGGACATGAGGACCATCGCCACAGCTCTGGAGTACGTACACAAGGGTCATCTTCAGTCAGCTCCCTCATAA